The DNA window TTTTTAGTGAAAAATCTTGTAGAATCAGAAACACAGAGTCAAAcgaaaaaagaagcaaattctTCAACTTTATTTTCTAAACCTTCCTCCATTTCaaaattcttcattttcttggAATTCCCACTTAATTTTACCTCAAAATTGATTTCAAGGTAAcgaaaaaaggtaaaaaatttcCTTGATGCTCCACTACAAAGCTGAAAATAGAGTGTCTTTAACCTTGTTGTAGAAAGGGTAAGCTTCGTACTGGTAAAGAACAATGTCCCGAGGTATCAATTTCTCCGTCAGCAATGCTTCCTTAGCGTGCACCTCTTGCATCAAAGAGGAATTTGTGACGGAGAAAAGCACAGTGCCAGCAACACTGCGCACGATGCAGGGGTTTGATATTCCAAAATGATAAGTTATTCCCTGAGAGAAACTCTGAGAATTTGAGGCTGCGAAAATAGCTCGGCTCCGGACGGTTAGTTGGTTTtagaaaaatttattgttcCAAATTAGttacattttattaattaattaattaattaatttaaaaaaatatatataaacaaataaataaaacttataatctataaaaaatgataagaatatttctatatagaatttttttcttctaattatatatattttttctttaaaataaactcATGACATAACtaatataatattgttaattattcTTTGAGcatcataaaatttctcattaaTGAACTCTCGCTCTTTAGAGTTTTATGGgtgtttttataaatgattaGGGATTGagcttaaaaattaaacatgtttttggTGCTTAATATATggatgaagggaaaaaaaaattgggtcaaCTTAGtccatattaatattaatttatttatactactaagataataataataaaaaaaggatgaagaGTTATATCCTACAATAATTGTTAAAGGTTATAACTCTTcctcttataaatatatatgttaataataacaaacaataacaaaaaaagtaagaggattaaatatatataaaaaaacatattttgtgtcaaaaaacaaaagtaattgTTATATGCAAACTTGAAAAGTAATTGTCATGCATTATTTACAGTGGATATACTGCCTACCGGATATTTGCTTGGTTTTGATGCAATTCAAAAACAAGAGTCCACTAGATGTGTTGAAACACAATTGATTCTATATATAATCTATATTGCAAGATTTTTCGACAGAGATAAGTCTTGCCAAGTGGCGTACCTCTAGGATGGAAGACCAGGGTTCGATTTCCAcaaatgttatatttttgttgaataaaaactaaacattTAAATGTCGGATTTGTCGCGTGTGGGGTATCGCCTCAGCATAACAGCTCTTTACCACTAGGCTGTTGCTTGGTTTTTTGTACAATaagaaacatatattttatataccGGAGTTTGCGTAcagttgataaaataaataattgaaactGCTTCTGTCAAGAATCGAACTTGGTTGGCCAAGTGAAAAGTAAGAACCTTACACGCCTACCACTGGAATACTATGTATTTTCTACGTGTAtgtacattaataataaaattgtctATTAATGATCTAATTAATGATGTgccattaattatttataatctatATTAATGGCGTGCCATTAATTATTTGTGCGATTCTGTTCAAATGAATCATCTATTGATTGACATGCAtgtattgagatttttttttaattaatataaattttttgagaGCTTGCGtggaacttaattaattttacaggtcctaaaattaataactatgtaAGCTTTTAGTGGACttgaggtttgtgggactcgaactggtgatctttaGGAAACAAATTCagaacctgaccagttgagatACATCCCTTgtaattagaaaattatttttttaattatactagcttgagttttttttctctccattaAAGGGAAAAACTTTGTTACCACAACAATAATGTTGGACTAGAGCTAAGaatatttgagagtgtgattgcggttgctttttaaagtgcttttcattccaaaacacattaaaataatatatttttttatttttttaaaagtatttttgacatcagcacttGATgatcaaaaaacattaaaaacatattaattttaaaaaaataaaataaatttttttttttaaaaaaaataaattttgatcacAGTGTCAAATACAGTCTTATCATGGGATCCAGAAGTCAGTAGTATAGCATGTGGGGGTGGTCGGTGTATaacaagtatatattttttgaccCACGGTGTTATTTGAGGTTAAAAAACTCTATTACTACAATAATTAATGTGAAGGTATAATGTCTTACTAGAGCTTTTATTGTGGGATTCAGAATTCCAATAGTATCCCTTAAAAGAGAAAGCATGCCAGGTGGCCGATGTACAACAAGGGTATTATCGGCATAAAAGACGAACGCACGCTATAAATACAGAGTACCCCATCGTCGTACTTCCCAATTACTGATAGCCAAAAGCGTTGGGAGGCATCGCCGTCTAAAAAACCCTAGACTCAAGTCCTCTAGCGCGAGTTGGTTCGATTTGATTCGGGTTTTTTCTGCTGGATTTCTAGCAAATCGAAGAAACAAAAgcgattttatttatttgttaataccCCTTTGATCTTGGGTGGGTAATTCTAGTTACAGATCCAGATCCATTAACCAATGTCTCGGTGCTTCCCTTACCCGCCTCCGGGCTACTACCGGATCGAGTCGATTAAGGTTTGTTGGGCAAGTTTGATTTTTGCGTCTAATGCTCGACTTGCTTTCGTTGCAAAACTGCACTTGTAATTGTGTTCTAAATGCTTGCTAGCCTTCTTCGGCCTCAAGACTTGACCTATAGACTTTAGGGTTTTATCACTTAATTCAACTAATTAAGTTAAGTAATTAATCCATGTCTAGATATTGCAATCTTGATTCTTCCGCAATCCTATTCTTGATTGGGTTTTTTTGCATGTGTCATTAGGGGTTTGAATATAAAGAATCGTAAGAAAATTGGTAGAAATATTACTCCTGGAAAGTCAATTTTTAGGATGTGGGATGAATTCAAGAAAGCAAAGCAAAACAATTTAGTATGGAGTCGAATCTTGAGGATGAAGCCCATGAATTGACAAGTGATTTAACCTCTTGCAATGAATTTTAACGTATAATGTCTTAGCTTCCTGTTTCTTGACATAAATTTGGCAAGTGTTCATTTTGTGGGAAGATTTTGTAATTCGTGAGTTGGGTAATTCATACTACTTTGATCCTGGCCATCTATTCTAAAATTGTTCTTATGGTACATAAAAGatccaaaaggaaaaggagctTTCTGTAACAGAAAGCTATAGAGAggcaaagaaggagaagaaaggaAGGAGGCAGAGGAAAGAAAACAGTAACCAAACTGGTTATTACGGGGTTAAGTCTCAGCAAGAGGGGAAAGGAAGGCTTCCAAAGGAAAAAAGGGAAGAAGCTGAAAAGAGTGGTCTTACTGAAGAACACAATGAGCCCGTATGCCTTCAAAATGTTTGCTATTTGTCTGATGATGGCATTCGGAGCAACAAGAGGAGGAAACTGGACTCCTCAACAACTACTGATGACAAACCTCGTGAGTTTTGCTCATTTCTTCGTTGATTGGTATATTTAATTGGTCTTGTTATTTCTCGCCGGCTTGTTTAATTTTCAAGTTGTTGTTATCATCATCAATCAGGCAATGTCTTTCGCATTCGGCTGCCCTTGACAAGGCATAAAGAGCCAGATGTGTCTCTCAATAGTAAAGGGTTGTGCTCTACTTCGGGTGGGGCAGATTCTGTTTCTGGGCAGAGTGAAATTGTCCGTTTATCTGATCAAGAAACTGTCAACTCAAAGGCTGGGGAACTTGCATCTCCACCAGAAAATATACCTTGCAGTTCAGTTTCAGATAAGTTGGAGAGCTCTGTTTCCGAAACTTCTTGGTTCAGATTTCATGATCGCAAGACGTTGAAAGCTGACTCACAATACAAAGGTTTAGTTGAGGATTGGGTTCCACCACCTCTTCAGTTTGAGCTTAAAGATTCTGACGATGAAGAGTGGCTTTTTGGGACCTTAAAGCAAGAAAGGCATGGAAACAAGAGACTAAACGCACGCCATGATATCTCGTGTCGTGAAAGTTCTACTCTGTGGCCACGAGCACATTACTTGCCCGAGTCTGATGTTTACGCTTTACCGTATACAATTCCATTTTGATGTGAAGCATCCGTTAATGGAGCCAATTTTGAATTTGTAGTGCAGATTTTACTATTGACATGATAGACAGGTTTAGAGCAGCCAGCGTGTACAACTTGTAAATGAATgtaattcttttttgttctttgttatgTACAACAGGTTTAGAGCAGCCAAGTGGATGTTACCCGCTCAGAATGTAATTCTTTGTTATCCTGTCAGAAACATTCTGTCTTTGAACATTTTTTGATGCCCTggatctttttaatattttcgtTGATTGAATTATCCattgattaaataaagaaaacatttttcctTCAATACCGAAAGATTGAATTTCAGTCACCGAGCATAGATCTGGGTTGATTATGCAATGTCACGGTGCTTCCAGTGCCTTTGGGCTGCCTGACCGAatcttgaagttttgaaaattgacACTTCTTTTAGTCTTTGCCAAGTGATGTTCCTGTTCTAAATTTGTTATTTCGGCACACAAAAGCTCCAAAGGGAGAGTGTCGAAACGGAAAAGCGTAAAGGGAGAGAAGGACAGGAGAAAAAGCTGAAAAGAGCGATCTTACTGAGGAAGACAAGCAGCCTGTGTCTTCTCAGAGCCTTTGCTACTTGTCTGATGGTGGGAAATCTCATGGTGAGTTTGTGCAATTGATTGGAAGCGCGAGTCTTACCATTTCGTGCTGGCATTTTGTAATCTTTCAGCTGTTATGATGATCAATCAGGTACCATCATTCGTATACAGCTGGCATTGAGAAGGCATAGAGGGCCTGATGCGTCTGTTGATGGGGAAGGGGTAGGGTTGCTCTCTACTATGGGAAAGCGGATTCTTTCTCAGGAGCATCAAATTATTGAAACTTCTTCGGGGTCTAGAATGTATGATGATAAGAGGCGGAAAGCAGAATCACTTTACCAAGGTTTGATTGCGAatttaaaggaatttttttttcattttgagctAAACAATCCTGATTTTGGGACACAACAAAGCAAGAAGCATGGGTGCCAAAGATTGAAAGTTTGCCGTGATGTCTCATGTCATGCTGAATCTACGTCAAGGCTGCGTTCACAGTACCTGCCCGAGGCTGATGTTTAGGAAAACACTTAGAGCATGGCCAAGAACTTGTAAGACGTTCATGGTGCCCAGTGCTTTTTTTGTTAAGGTGTCCATGAATGACCCTCTGTTGGGCACTGTTAGTGTCAATGCGGGAATTGCGATAAAAGGGGCTAGAAGCTGAGTGAGCCACTgtaatgtttttgtatttcttctaCATCTAATGCAATTtcctttctattctttttaCAATCTTGTGTTCATTTTCAACCATTGTATAAAATTCTTTCTTTTGCAAATCTAACACATGCCCATATACGGTCAATCTTATGGACAGTTTAAAGCCATataaatcttcaaatataatCAAACCATTGGATCATTCCCAGAACATGTGCTGTTCCAGTTAAACCAAAATTCGGTTCTGCTTAGCTCCTTTTGGAACCAGTTTGAATTCTGCTGCCACCCGTTGGTGACTATCATCCTCCCAAACCATTCTTAAGCCTCGATAAACACTCCCTTACTCACTTCACATGAATCTTCCAAATGTTTTTCACAAGTTCTTTTTAATATAGGCCATTAAGTTCCACAGTGCAAACTGAGATTGGTAGTGAATGGGAATGGGATCTTTctcattgaaaaaatagaagaaagaatgaaaaaaatgctGTATGCAACAAAAGTCTCTTATTTTGGTGCAAACTGAGATCGGTAGTGAAATCCATTACGGCGAACTCACTGTGTATTTCAGTCGTCAACAACCAACCCTCTACTTCACATCCTATATGCCACCTTTTGGTTGCATCGGAACCAAGCAAGAAGGGAATGCAGCAAAATGATCAACCCTGCGATTCTTTCAGGTAGTCTCTCAACATAGAGCGGCTCTTTCGTCCTGCCCTACTTGGCGTAGTGACATCAACTCTACTTAATG is part of the Populus trichocarpa isolate Nisqually-1 chromosome 2, P.trichocarpa_v4.1, whole genome shotgun sequence genome and encodes:
- the LOC7490631 gene encoding uncharacterized protein LOC7490631; the encoded protein is MSRCFPYPPPGYYRIESIKIQKEKELSVTESYREAKKEKKGRRQRKENSNQTGYYGVKSQQEGKGRLPKEKREEAEKSGLTEEHNEPVCLQNVCYLSDDGIRSNKRRKLDSSTTTDDKPRNVFRIRLPLTRHKEPDVSLNSKGLCSTSGGADSVSGQSEIVRLSDQETVNSKAGELASPPENIPCSSVSDKLESSVSETSWFRFHDRKTLKADSQYKGLVEDWVPPPLQFELKDSDDEEWLFGTLKQERHGNKRLNARHDISCRESSTLWPRAHYLPESDVYALPYTIPF